agtatatatgaaaaatatttattatacaacaagCAAATGCAGGGTTTATTGTGGCAGGGGGAATTGTCAGAATCATTTACCATATAATAAATCATTTCAAGCACTAGGAGATAGCAATGGGCGATTAAAACTATCAAACTTACTACAGATCAGCATTGTATTAATTAGCTCTGTAGTTAAACACTTTTTATGCCCATATTCCTTTGTTGGGAAGATGTATTTACTGTTTATAAACAATTTAGAGGACCATAAGAAGAACTCATACAACTGCTGCTTCTCAGAAATGATATGAAGAATTAATGAACTGATTATTTTTGTTCTGTTgtagtttgtatttgtattgattGATAATATTGATTTTATGTATTGTGTTTTGTAGAAGCAAGAGCCACAAAAATGAAGGAAGTTGTAAGCTCTTGTATCTTACCACAGTCCCACCGTACAAGCAGTTTGAGGACAATTGCTAATATGCTTGATAATGGAGGAGTGTGTGGAATTCCCACTGACACTGTCTATGCCCTGGCAGCTTCCTGCAAGCACCCAGAAGCTATCAACAGGATTTACTCCATCAAGGTAAGTAGCCATCATGAACTGTAAGTGATTTTGTCTACacgcaacaaaatatttataggGATCGATGAGCTGGAGGAAGCTCCTGGACTATAATTCTCACCAATTCTCCTACTGAAAGAAATGCTGTCCCTAAGCATCATGCTAGTCAGAGTGCTCTAACTGTATCAGAAAATATTATCTAACTCATATTAAATGGGTGATTCAACCTAAGTTAAGTtttggtatattatagaatggccaattctacacaacttttcaactggactttttttttttttctttactttttctaatttcacttctttttctgactcttcgattttgaatggggggtcactgaccccatctaaaaaacaaacactctgtaaggcttcaaatgtattgttattgctactttttattactcaatctTCTAcacaggccttctcctatttatattccagtctcttattcaaatcaatgcatgtttgctagagtaatgtggaccctagcaaccagttttccgaaactgcaaactagagagctgctgaataaaaatcgtaatcactcaaaaactataaataataaattatgaaaaccaattgaaaattggctcagaatatcactcactaccccatattaaacattaactgaaaggtgaacaaaccctttaatgtgtGACCTGTTAAAAGTGACTTTAACAGACCATAGCTAGGTTGTAgaatcaataaataatgaaagtattcCTTTGGTTGAGTTACAGAATAGTTGTAAGAATAGTCAGTGGAGGGGTAATAAGCAATGATCATGGGATTAGAGAAGAATGGGTTATACAGGTTATACAGGGTGATactgaaatgcagaatttaaCATGACTATAAAAGGTGCAGGAAACATCTGCATGACTGCATACACTCTCCGGGAGAAGTATAAAGctaaatattctatatatgttgGCTTCTTTTATAGGAACGTCCATCGGAAAAGCCTATCTGTATCTGCATTTCCAACCTTGACCAGCTGAGGGTCATCAATCCCCCGTTCAGCCCCTTGCTGTGGAACTTCATGGATCTTGTATACCCTGGAGGCATAAGCTGCATAGTACAGAAAGGAGAATGGCTTAAAAAATTAGGTAtgtgaatatttctttttttttttttctgttgaacatGGTCACTTTCACAAAAAATCAACTGAGTTTGTGAATTTTAAACCCAACATATACCATCAAACATTATGTCCatcaaagcaataaaaacaagaacaggccaattgaaaaacacaaaatgatttgctaaataattaataaacacagTCAGTAGTAATTTATTTTTAGGAAATTTTATTGGCAAATGAACATCTGGGATTTATTCTGATGAATTGTAAGTCTTCCCTTTTCACCTCTGTAGGCAATCTCCCTAATATATCTCATTTGGCAATTGGGAATCAATATATTTCTAATAGTGGACATCACTTCAACAGCCACAGGACTTTTACTGATTATTCTTCAATTGTGTTCCAGGTGTCGGTCCTGCCTATGAAACAGTCGGAACTAATGACTCCATCATGATAAGGGTCCCAGACCACACAGTCACCGCTCATCTCACAGACAGGACTGGGCCTTTAGCTATCACGTCGGCCAATCCAAGTGGAGAAAGTGATAGCACCCATCATGATATGGTGATAACGTAAGTGAGGTCAAAATGTAGCTACatcaggtattggacctattatccagaatgttcgggagctgtggttttcctgataagtgatctttccataattttgaactccgtacattaagggggttatttactaaaaactaaAACTCGATTcaatctcattttttaaaacaaagttgatCAAACTCCCTCCCATGAAATTGAActaatttttcaataatttttctcgacaAATTCAGAGTgacaaaatgttgcaacaaaatcgagcatcaattcgtATTGTACGATTGACATTCCAAAAACTCCACTTGTCAAGAAACAACtgtagggacatctgccattgacttcaacatgaccttgacagattttagatgaagtattttttagcaactttgtgatataataaatctctaaaaataaaactggtctacggaaaattcaagtttccctttaaaaaccttaataagataaatttgaggcttaataaatgggcccctaagtctgcttaaaatgaataatgatacctttgtttggatcaagttcaaggtactgtttctttattacagagaaaaaagaaatcaattttaaaaatgtggattatttaattgaaatggagtctatgggagataatttggagtgttctggataacgggtttccggataacggagccCATACCTGCACTATTACAAATATTGGCAACATATGTACGATTATGTAGCAACGACCATGTTAAAGTTATAAAACATGGGTACCAAAGATTTAGCAACAACCAAGCAGCCCTCATTTCATTTGTgtacttataatgcatttttgttGTCTACTGAATACCCTAATAATAGAAAGCATTTCTGAGAAGGACTGCCAAGTCGCAAATGctcaattctgactttttttgccTAGAGGAACTGTCAATTTATGTGCAATCTCTGTATTTTCCTTAGCCGACTGAGTGATAAGCTGGATGCAGTTCTATGTGATGGATACTCCAATGAGCTTGTGGGATCCACAGTTGTAAATTGCACCAAAATAAATGAAGGTGAGTATTACACGGAGAGAGATTCCACCCTGAAATCCTATCAGATCTCAGTCAGTCTTTCCAAATTTAAATATTCCAAAGCACCTCCTGAAGCTTGGTTGGGGCAAAATTATTCTTTCTAACCTTATGCAGCTCTTCTGCACCTTGACGGAATATTTCAAGATGTAGCTGCTTGCTTCATAGAGGTGATCATACTggaccctgtttttcttttttaggcatCATTAAAATCCTGCGTGAGGGCTGTGTGCCAACCACTAAGATCATGCAACTATTTGAGAGAGCCAAGAACACTCCAGGGGTTTTGTAGAAGCACAATAATAGATGTCTTGGAACCTAATGATGATATGTATTGGAGCCCTGCTGGCAGGTCTCATGAAACTGGAACTACTTGGAATGGTCATTTATTTAACTGTTTTtcttaaattcatatttatttatctttgtgctgtataatgtaaattgttttaTGGTAGAACACTACCCATGTTTACAGAAAGTTAAATGTGTTTACATAATGACAGTGACTTattttaaaattagcttttatacAAAATGATATACAAATGGATTTTGGAACCAATTAGCAGGTTAAGGACATTTGAAAGCaacccatttttttctctgttcccTATTATGTATAGCTGGAAAAATCCAATTGGTCCCATTGGATTTGTCGGTATACTTGGGCTTTTATGTGGAAATGTTACTGTCCAGCTCATAAGGACAGTCGTAATTCTACATGTACATGTCTGTAGTTCTGTGTTCTATGTTCTATTTATTAGAGTTTTCCCTGTTTATATATGgcatataacatactgtatatagatataatcTATGGTGCTAAGACAAAAGTTCCATTATGCCAGTGCTATAGTACATTTCTGATGAGTAATTCCCTTCTGCTGTGTGGTGAAAAGGGATGGCTAGATTACCTTTATTGGCATAAGTCATCCTTAAGGTGACCATTCCTACCATTTTCTATAAAACAGTTTGGAAAACCTCTTCATGCAGAGGGAATATAGACTTGTAAAACATGCAAGGGATCATTTACTGcaaccccagatgcaagtgccaGAGCACTGGGGGTAAAAATGTGTAGAAAGTGCAGGGCAAggggcaaagtacaaaaacatggtgaattgtgccattttttggcactttgctCACTATTCTGCACTTAGCAGGTGTCATTCCTTTTCTCCTTCATTCCATAAATGCTGCTCCCATTGACAGGAACAATGGCTAGTGTTAATTTACCTCAAAGCTGTATGTTAAtgttaattctaatttatttctctttgttttctcatttgtctctgtttgttaattgtaacaatttattgTTGACTGAATTGTATTCATTCCTAAAATCTTTGAAATCATATTTGTAATGtagtaaaaacatggcaaataaagcgttgatttaaaaaaacaatgcagacTTTGTGTAGcagttatattatattttttatggaatcccctctcctttcacttcaggaggagccctccactaccaGCCAACAggtcataggggtaaatttatcaaagagtgaagttccgccactagagtgaaattccgccactctcaattcatttctatgggattttgaaaggcgtatttatcaatgggtgaaagtgaaagttcaccctttgataaatacgcctataaaaatcccatagaaatggatggagagtggcggaatttcactctagtggcggaacttcactattaacttcactctttgataaatataccccttaatgtgagaggaccaaggagagagttctgggcaggcaagggaaccatatgTACAAAGGGAATGGAGAATAGGAGCGTGGTTAAAGGACAGGCAGAGTCAGTACCAAACAGGAAACGCAGTACAATATCAGGAGGCGGGAGCGTCGTCGAGTTCACAGGCCGAGTCAGTTTATCAATATCACATTTTCAAGACAGGATCCAACAGAATAGTCAAagcacaggctgaggtcagggtcaggcagggtcaagaaagGACAAACACTAAagatcgcacccaggaactattggaatagacctatgttggacAACAAGTTATTGAGTGTgggctctttaaatatttgaatttcatggcAATAAGCGATGACACCACATGCAGCGGCGTGTAAGCCTGAAAGCATACGAGGCGCATTCGCCATTGCTAACTAAGACACAATGGATTGCGAATTGGGGCGCAGGGAAGTAGGACACAGCGGCCATCCCTGTTGCACccacactagaccaccaggttctTTCTTCAcagcaacattcaaatataaaaagagcagaggagcaacacaaggatgAAAAAAGCTCGTAGgtgcccctatgtgggctggcagcctataggaagctctgtttgccagtacatcttgtttttatgcaacaaaaacttgcctttaagcctgaaattgaaaaacaagcacctgctctgaggtcactgggagcaacatccactggtgagcaacatgttcctcacttgacactggttgggaatcactgcactGGCCACTTGTCAGTGAATCTTCTCCATGTTCCCCATGTGTTTGCTAATTTATTAGTTATTACCCAACCACCACCCCATTTATTCTGCCATAATAGTATACACAAAGTGGCAGGTGAAGGCAGGACCTTTGGCAGAAATATATTTGGGCTGTGTCCTTCTGCTGCCATTAATATTAATTGAGACATCCTAGCATAGTAATTGAAACAAACATGTGCTTGCAAGGTTCTTAAAAATGCCTCCTGTCAATACCATTGATAACAGTGATTTGGTTCATATATGTGCTAGtgcacagacttttttttattaatatcctATATTTAGTTAGGCCCTTAGGTGCCAAGTGTAGAGAGTTCAAACACTTCCatgctagagatgtcgcgaactgttcgccggcgaacttgttcgcgcgaacatcgggtgttcgcgctcgccggaagttcgcgaacgtcgcgcgacgttcgccattttgggttcgccattgttggcgcttttttttgccctctcaccccagaccagcaggtacatggcagccaatcaggaagctctcccctggaccactccccttccctataaaaaccgaagccctgcagcgttttttcactctgcctgtgtgtgctgaagagatagtgtagggagagagctgctgcctgttagtgatttcagggacagttgaaagtttgctggctagtaatcgttttgatactgctctgttattggagggacagaagtctgcaggggtttgagggacatttaagcttaggtagctttgctggctagtaatctaccttctactgcagtgctctgtatgtagctgcagtgggcagctgtcctgcttctgatctcatctgctgactgctgcaataacagtagtccttgtaaggactgcttttatttatttttttgttgttttactactactactactactactactataagagcccagtgctattagtctagcagtgttggggagtgggactggtgtgctaatctgctgctcctagtagttcagcagcaccaactttaatttttttttttaatattcatttttttttattttacttttttttattttactaccgctgtagtagtgtataagttgaccttttaggcattatttgccctgtaggcattatttgcacagtgttttcttcaacccgccatctagctgtgtgaccttgttcacattctgtctaaatatccataatattaccgtctccagaaaaaacaccggagtgacttttttcaagcagccataatatattttacgtaatccgtatccaccgctgtagtagtgtatacgttgaccttgtaggcattatttgcacagtgttttcttcaacccgccacctagctgtgtgaccttgttcacattctgtctaaatatccataatattaccgtctcc
The sequence above is a segment of the Xenopus laevis strain J_2021 chromosome 8L, Xenopus_laevis_v10.1, whole genome shotgun sequence genome. Coding sequences within it:
- the LOC121396943 gene encoding threonylcarbamoyl-AMP synthase-like, coding for MKEVVSSCILPQSHRTSSLRTIANMLDNGGVCGIPTDTVYALAASCKHPEAINRIYSIKERPSEKPICICISNLDQLRVINPPFSPLLWNFMDLVYPGGISCIVQKGEWLKKLGVGPAYETVGTNDSIMIRVPDHTVTAHLTDRTGPLAITSANPSGESDSTHHDMVITRLSDKLDAVLCDGYSNELVGSTVVNCTKINEGIIKILREGCVPTTKIMQLFERAKNTPGVL